One genomic region from Stackebrandtia nassauensis DSM 44728 encodes:
- a CDS encoding dihydrofolate reductase family protein: MKLVVQEFLTLDGVSQGPGAPDEDPSGGFTRGGWFVPYLDDEFEGLVTSWLGEADALLFGRRTYDNFARDWPAMNDHPNAATMNGLPKFVATRGSVAGAWEPTTVLAGDVAAQVAELKARPGRELQVHGSAELAQSLLGAGLVDTLRLVIAPCVVGQGRRLFPDGGAAAGLRPVSQRMTPGGLSVQVFDTAGELRRGTYGA; the protein is encoded by the coding sequence ATGAAGCTCGTGGTGCAGGAGTTCTTGACCCTCGACGGTGTCAGCCAGGGGCCGGGGGCTCCGGATGAGGACCCCAGTGGCGGGTTCACCCGGGGCGGGTGGTTCGTGCCCTATTTGGATGATGAGTTCGAGGGCCTGGTGACTTCGTGGCTGGGTGAGGCTGACGCGTTGTTGTTCGGGCGACGTACGTATGACAACTTCGCCAGGGATTGGCCTGCGATGAACGATCATCCCAACGCCGCCACGATGAACGGTCTGCCGAAGTTCGTGGCCACTCGTGGATCTGTTGCGGGGGCGTGGGAGCCGACTACCGTGTTGGCGGGTGATGTGGCCGCGCAGGTGGCCGAGTTGAAGGCGCGGCCGGGTCGGGAGCTTCAGGTTCACGGCAGCGCTGAGTTGGCGCAGTCGCTGTTGGGTGCCGGGTTGGTGGATACGTTGCGGTTGGTGATCGCTCCGTGTGTGGTGGGCCAGGGGAGGCGGTTGTTTCCCGACGGGGGTGCGGCGGCGGGGTTGCGGCCGGTCAGTCAGCGCATGACGCCGGGTGGGTTGTCGGTGCAGGTGTTTGACACTGCGGGGGAACTGCGGCGCGGCACGTATGGGGCGTAG